Proteins encoded together in one Deinococcus hopiensis KR-140 window:
- a CDS encoding DUF1800 domain-containing protein — MSLTPLSRKLTPEDAAHLLRRTSFGAPEAQIRALTGQDARQAVRKLLAFGDARAPGNPFDPSQAATPGAGIQLTRAGWLFEMLYGPHPLREKLALTWSNHFVIGTDKVRNIPALTQYLNLLRVHAAPTDFAAFALAVAQSPAMLDYLDNDKNKKGKPNENFSRELLELFTTGIGHYTEDDVREGARALTGWTYEGGRGNDNFLQAPHFVFQRERHDAGQKAYLGRSGNLGGEDIVRLAASHPQTAAFVSRKLHRAFVADTPDEGSVTASAETWRRTKGDVRTVLEELLSSEAFYSSRAAIIRSPVEFIVGAVRALGGPGLGAKQIINLTQTAGRMGQLLLQPETVKGWDGGREWINDSTLLTRMQVAAALTLGKTAPELKEAPDSLALLGSERGLLRAALDGLNARQRTYLTFISPEFQLA, encoded by the coding sequence ATGTCCCTGACCCCCCTTTCCCGCAAGCTCACCCCCGAGGACGCCGCGCACCTGCTGCGGCGCACGTCCTTCGGAGCTCCGGAGGCCCAGATTCGCGCCCTCACGGGGCAGGACGCCCGCCAGGCCGTGCGCAAGCTGCTCGCTTTCGGCGACGCCCGCGCGCCCGGCAATCCCTTCGATCCCTCGCAGGCGGCCACTCCTGGGGCAGGCATTCAGCTCACCCGCGCCGGGTGGCTGTTCGAGATGCTCTACGGTCCCCATCCCCTGCGCGAGAAGTTGGCGCTGACCTGGAGCAACCACTTCGTGATCGGCACGGATAAGGTGCGGAACATCCCGGCGCTGACGCAGTATCTGAACCTGCTGCGTGTCCACGCCGCGCCCACCGACTTCGCGGCGTTCGCCCTGGCGGTGGCCCAGTCCCCGGCGATGCTGGACTACCTCGACAACGACAAGAACAAGAAGGGCAAACCCAACGAGAACTTCAGCCGCGAGTTGCTGGAACTGTTTACCACCGGCATCGGGCATTACACGGAAGACGACGTGCGCGAGGGCGCGCGGGCCCTGACTGGCTGGACCTACGAGGGCGGGCGAGGCAACGACAACTTCCTGCAGGCCCCCCACTTCGTCTTTCAGCGCGAGCGGCACGACGCGGGACAAAAGGCCTACCTGGGCAGATCGGGCAACCTGGGCGGCGAGGACATCGTGCGCCTGGCCGCCTCGCACCCGCAGACCGCCGCCTTCGTGTCGCGCAAGCTGCACCGCGCCTTCGTGGCCGATACCCCAGACGAGGGGTCCGTCACCGCCAGTGCCGAGACCTGGCGGAGAACGAAGGGCGACGTCCGCACTGTACTGGAAGAACTGCTGTCCAGCGAAGCCTTTTACAGCAGCCGCGCCGCCATCATCCGCAGCCCGGTAGAGTTCATCGTGGGCGCCGTGCGGGCGCTCGGAGGGCCAGGGCTCGGGGCCAAGCAGATTATCAACTTAACCCAGACTGCCGGCAGGATGGGGCAACTCCTCCTGCAGCCCGAGACCGTGAAGGGCTGGGACGGCGGACGCGAATGGATCAACGACTCCACCCTCCTCACGCGGATGCAGGTGGCGGCGGCCCTGACCCTGGGCAAAACGGCCCCCGAACTGAAGGAAGCTCCCGATTCGCTCGCCCTGCTGGGCAGCGAGCGGGGCCTGCTGCGCGCAGCGCTGGACGGCCTGAACGCCAGGCAGCGGACGTACCTGACCTTCATCAGCCCGGAGTTTCAACTCGCTTGA
- a CDS encoding DUF1501 domain-containing protein, with protein sequence MDRREFLKYSALAVAATSGMPGFLARAATQAGGDKTLVVIQLTGGNDGLNTLVPYANGAYYAARPNIAIPKKDVLTLTPELGMHPALRPLTQLWDQGHLAWMENVGYPNPNRSHFTSMAIWHTADPSQAQAEGWIGRVAEKIGDPFCASNIGGTTPQALQSANFALPSIDGVDNFQVKVPAGLEHAFSTLLSTPRTGEAAYLQRATRQMLSNTKKVQERVSRYKAGAKYPEGKFAASLRDAARLIASGIGQRVLYVSLGGFDTHAGQRAEQDGLLSQLASGLAAFQADLETQGLADQAVVMGFSEFGRRVAENASAGTDHGQGSVMFALGRHVKGGVHGNSPDLEDLSEGDIKYKQDFRGVYAEALTKWLNLDASDILRGDFTGPGWLA encoded by the coding sequence ATGGACCGACGTGAATTTCTCAAATACTCCGCCCTCGCCGTTGCCGCCACGAGTGGGATGCCCGGGTTTCTGGCGCGGGCGGCCACACAGGCGGGCGGTGATAAGACGCTGGTGGTCATTCAGCTCACCGGTGGGAACGACGGGCTGAACACCCTGGTGCCCTACGCCAACGGCGCGTACTACGCCGCGCGGCCCAACATTGCCATTCCCAAAAAGGACGTGCTGACCCTCACCCCCGAACTCGGGATGCACCCGGCGCTGCGGCCCCTGACGCAACTGTGGGATCAGGGGCACCTCGCCTGGATGGAGAACGTGGGTTACCCCAATCCCAACCGCTCACACTTCACCTCTATGGCAATCTGGCACACCGCCGATCCCTCACAGGCGCAGGCGGAAGGCTGGATCGGGCGCGTGGCCGAGAAGATCGGGGATCCCTTTTGCGCCTCCAACATCGGTGGCACCACGCCTCAGGCCTTGCAGTCTGCCAACTTCGCGCTGCCTTCCATCGACGGGGTGGACAACTTTCAGGTGAAGGTCCCGGCAGGGCTGGAACACGCCTTTTCCACCCTGCTGAGCACGCCGCGCACGGGCGAGGCAGCCTACCTTCAGCGGGCCACCCGCCAGATGCTCAGCAACACGAAAAAGGTGCAGGAGCGCGTCTCCCGGTATAAGGCGGGCGCGAAATACCCCGAGGGCAAGTTCGCCGCCAGTCTGCGCGATGCCGCCCGGCTGATTGCCTCGGGCATCGGCCAGCGCGTGCTGTACGTCTCGCTGGGCGGCTTCGATACCCACGCGGGCCAGCGGGCCGAGCAAGACGGGCTCCTGAGTCAACTCGCCTCGGGCCTGGCCGCTTTTCAGGCAGACCTGGAAACGCAGGGCCTGGCGGACCAGGCCGTGGTGATGGGCTTTTCGGAGTTCGGGAGGCGGGTGGCCGAAAACGCGAGCGCGGGCACGGATCACGGCCAGGGCAGCGTGATGTTTGCGCTGGGCCGGCACGTGAAGGGGGGCGTTCACGGCAACAGCCCGGACCTCGAAGACCTCTCGGAGGGTGACATCAAGTACAAGCAGGACTTCCGGGGCGTGTATGCCGAGGCCCTGACGAAGTGGCTGAACCTGGACGCCAGCGACATTCTGCGCGGCGACTTCACGGGGCCCGGATGGCTGGCGTAG
- a CDS encoding GNAT family N-acetyltransferase, protein MNVRPFLNSDAPIAAHLTTESVRGQWVYLPEQFGESRDPRRIRLVAERAGGVIATASFQPFAPGSPDALRLDFAGDAAAFTPLYLALLVRLPTGFSRLLGVTREDWPEVMHFFHAAGFRNAWQSWGAHLDLTAFGAAPFQPLEEKLFLQGYEGERLREDAPESDWEALHALYRIGLKDAPRNPTTTPDPLTRDGLREVILREEAAFVIRFRGEPIASTRLTLRTAAVESEQTVSHPMHRKKGVATVLKAAALTWARDQGYGRAETGGTVLNLPMLRVNSRLGYRPEPMWITWERELQR, encoded by the coding sequence TTGAACGTCCGGCCCTTTCTCAACTCGGATGCCCCCATCGCCGCCCACCTCACGACCGAAAGCGTGCGCGGCCAGTGGGTATATCTCCCCGAGCAATTCGGGGAGAGCCGTGATCCCCGGCGAATCCGCCTGGTGGCCGAGCGGGCGGGCGGGGTAATCGCCACCGCGTCCTTTCAGCCCTTCGCCCCCGGCAGCCCAGACGCCCTGCGGCTCGATTTTGCGGGGGACGCGGCAGCCTTCACGCCCCTGTACCTCGCCCTGCTGGTGCGGCTGCCCACGGGCTTTTCCCGCCTGCTGGGCGTGACCCGCGAGGACTGGCCGGAAGTGATGCACTTTTTCCACGCGGCAGGATTTCGCAATGCCTGGCAGTCGTGGGGTGCGCACCTGGACCTGACGGCTTTCGGCGCGGCCCCCTTTCAGCCCCTCGAAGAAAAACTCTTTCTGCAGGGGTACGAGGGAGAGCGGTTGAGAGAAGACGCCCCGGAGAGCGACTGGGAAGCCCTGCACGCCCTCTACCGAATCGGGTTGAAGGACGCCCCCCGCAATCCCACCACCACGCCGGATCCCCTGACCCGGGACGGTTTACGTGAGGTGATTCTGCGTGAGGAAGCGGCGTTTGTCATCCGCTTCCGGGGAGAGCCCATTGCCAGTACCCGGCTGACCCTGCGAACCGCTGCAGTCGAGAGCGAGCAGACCGTCTCTCATCCTATGCACAGAAAGAAGGGGGTGGCGACTGTTCTTAAGGCGGCGGCCCTCACCTGGGCGCGGGATCAGGGCTACGGCCGGGCAGAGACGGGCGGTACGGTCCTGAATTTGCCCATGCTGCGCGTGAATTCTCGCCTTGGCTACCGTCCGGAGCCCATGTGGATCACGTGGGAAAGGGAGCTGCAGCGGTGA
- a CDS encoding GNAT family N-acetyltransferase: MPVLSAVHTRPAIPDDAFLAVLLRNSVSEPHFHSTAAKLAAALSREDHGYVVAEQGGRLQGLGSLWLPDFHPFHGWVGLNLHPDHREDGTAQSLLERLSARARAAGRTHLWTSVREDYLPAQPDLPALGFREVHRTFGGGFHLKGWQADTRWLEAGSAERGYRLEPAAPWQGDARLSNLYAVTREDKVSAPPTIPPAGETVTDDDGLWQAAFAAWHGDELVGLAVPERSGLGAWNAVLTVHPQHRRRGLGTALLAHVARRLQAEGMGFLNVAGSARDRAYLGVLRRLGANIEPDWTAWEREA, encoded by the coding sequence ATGCCTGTTCTCTCCGCCGTGCACACGCGCCCCGCCATACCTGACGACGCCTTTCTGGCTGTGCTTTTGCGAAATAGCGTCAGCGAGCCGCACTTCCACAGCACGGCGGCAAAGCTTGCCGCTGCCCTGTCGCGAGAGGACCACGGTTATGTGGTCGCCGAACAGGGCGGGCGGTTACAGGGCCTGGGCTCGCTGTGGCTGCCGGACTTCCACCCTTTCCACGGCTGGGTGGGTTTGAACCTGCATCCGGACCACCGGGAAGACGGGACAGCCCAGTCGCTGCTGGAGCGACTCTCGGCCCGGGCCCGTGCGGCTGGCCGGACCCACCTGTGGACCAGCGTGCGCGAGGATTACCTGCCCGCCCAGCCGGACCTGCCCGCCCTCGGCTTTCGCGAGGTTCACCGCACCTTCGGTGGGGGCTTTCACCTGAAGGGGTGGCAGGCCGACACCAGGTGGCTGGAAGCGGGATCGGCGGAGCGGGGCTACCGTCTGGAACCCGCCGCCCCCTGGCAGGGCGACGCCCGCCTGTCCAACCTCTATGCCGTGACCCGGGAGGACAAGGTGAGCGCTCCACCCACCATCCCGCCAGCGGGGGAGACGGTGACCGATGACGACGGCCTCTGGCAGGCCGCCTTCGCGGCGTGGCACGGGGACGAACTGGTGGGACTCGCCGTGCCCGAGCGCTCGGGGCTGGGGGCCTGGAACGCGGTGCTGACTGTTCATCCGCAGCATCGCCGCCGTGGACTGGGAACGGCCCTGCTGGCGCACGTCGCGCGAAGGCTTCAGGCTGAGGGGATGGGCTTTCTGAACGTGGCGGGCAGCGCGCGGGACCGGGCGTACCTGGGTGTGCTGCGGCGGCTGGGGGCGAACATCGAACCCGACTGGACCGCCTGGGAGCGCGAGGCTTGA
- a CDS encoding GntR family transcriptional regulator produces MERSDGQAALLREWTETLDLTRNVPLYLQLQEAIGQTISRGQLRPGQALPPVRTLAAGLNLAPGTVSRVYAALGRAGLTENRAGAGTVVAAGAWQGRLEQEAGLRELRTLLEQLLAAGLGSAQLREVVEDVLTGSSSPL; encoded by the coding sequence ATGGAACGGTCGGACGGGCAAGCGGCGCTGCTGCGTGAGTGGACGGAGACCCTTGACCTGACGAGGAATGTGCCCCTCTACCTCCAGCTTCAGGAGGCCATCGGGCAAACGATTTCACGGGGACAGTTGCGGCCTGGCCAGGCGCTGCCCCCGGTGCGGACGCTGGCCGCCGGACTGAACCTCGCGCCGGGCACCGTCAGCCGGGTGTACGCGGCGCTGGGGCGCGCGGGCCTGACCGAGAACCGGGCCGGGGCAGGCACGGTGGTGGCGGCGGGCGCATGGCAGGGAAGGCTGGAGCAGGAGGCCGGTCTGCGCGAATTGCGAACGCTGCTGGAGCAATTGCTGGCCGCCGGGCTCGGCTCCGCACAGCTACGAGAGGTGGTGGAGGACGTGCTGACCGGCTCTTCATCGCCGCTGTGA
- the tkt gene encoding transketolase — translation MSAEQQAVAQLSVNTIRTLAIDAVQAANSGHPGAPLGMAPMAYVLWQNFLRHNPQNPEWPGRDRFVLSAGHASMLIYSLLHLTGYDMPLEDIKRFRQWGSKTPGHPEFFHTKGLDATTGPLGQGAAMSVGLAMAEHHLAARYNRPELPIFGNYVYSILGDGDLQEGINHEAAAFAGHLKLGKLIWLHDDNHVQLDTATDKAESEDTAARFLAYGWEVLKVADGNDLGEIERAVRQAQGNAAQPTLIQVRTVIGFGSPRAGTSKAHGEPLGAEGVAATKEALGWTYPPFTVPDSVKAHMDARERGQAQEAEWQALMERYRAAHPELGAEVDALLARKLPENLADALPSYEVGSKGVATRNASGEVINALAKVVPGLMGGSADLSGSTKTTIKDGGTLEPGNYGGRNVYFGVREFGMAAAANGLSLYGGLRPLVGTFLVFADYLKPAFRLSAIQFQPVTYVLTHDSIGLGEDGPTHQPIEQLAMLRAVPNARVIRPADANETAAAWQMALEHDKGPTALALSRQDLPILPRNHAGVRKGAYVVRDAEGGQAAVILVASGSEVSLALSAAEALAGDGIQARVVSMPCMEAFREQDATYRDSVLTPGVKRVAIEAASKTPWYEWVGTDGAVIGMDTFGASAPASVLFEKFGFSVENVTKVVRELL, via the coding sequence ATGAGTGCCGAACAGCAGGCCGTAGCGCAGTTGAGCGTTAACACCATCCGCACGCTCGCCATCGACGCCGTGCAGGCCGCCAACAGTGGGCACCCTGGCGCGCCGCTGGGTATGGCTCCGATGGCCTACGTGCTGTGGCAGAACTTCCTGCGCCACAACCCGCAAAACCCCGAATGGCCGGGCAGGGACCGCTTTGTGCTGTCGGCGGGGCACGCCTCCATGCTGATCTACTCGCTGCTGCACCTCACCGGCTACGACATGCCGCTGGAGGACATCAAGCGTTTCCGCCAGTGGGGCAGCAAGACGCCCGGTCACCCGGAGTTCTTCCACACCAAGGGCCTGGACGCCACCACCGGACCGCTGGGCCAGGGCGCGGCCATGAGCGTGGGCCTGGCAATGGCCGAACATCACCTCGCCGCGCGTTACAACCGCCCCGAGCTGCCCATCTTTGGCAATTACGTCTATTCCATTTTGGGTGATGGTGACCTGCAGGAGGGCATCAACCACGAGGCCGCCGCGTTCGCCGGGCACCTGAAGCTCGGCAAGCTGATCTGGCTGCACGACGACAACCACGTGCAGCTCGACACCGCCACCGACAAGGCCGAGTCCGAGGACACCGCTGCCCGCTTCCTCGCCTACGGCTGGGAAGTGCTGAAGGTGGCCGACGGCAACGATCTGGGCGAGATCGAGCGGGCCGTTCGTCAGGCCCAGGGCAACGCAGCGCAGCCCACCCTGATTCAGGTGCGCACAGTGATCGGCTTCGGCAGCCCCCGCGCGGGCACGAGCAAGGCCCACGGCGAGCCGCTGGGCGCAGAGGGCGTGGCGGCCACCAAGGAGGCCCTGGGCTGGACCTATCCGCCCTTTACCGTGCCCGACAGCGTGAAGGCCCACATGGATGCCCGTGAGCGCGGTCAGGCCCAGGAGGCCGAGTGGCAGGCGCTGATGGAGCGTTACCGCGCCGCACATCCTGAACTCGGGGCCGAGGTAGACGCCCTGCTCGCCCGCAAGCTGCCCGAGAACCTCGCCGACGCCCTGCCCTCCTATGAGGTGGGCAGCAAGGGGGTGGCGACGCGCAACGCCAGCGGCGAAGTGATTAATGCGCTCGCCAAGGTGGTGCCCGGCCTGATGGGCGGCAGCGCGGACCTGTCGGGCAGCACCAAAACGACGATCAAGGACGGCGGCACGCTGGAGCCCGGCAACTATGGGGGCCGCAACGTCTATTTCGGGGTGCGCGAGTTTGGCATGGCGGCAGCGGCCAACGGTCTATCGCTGTACGGGGGTCTGCGCCCGCTTGTGGGCACCTTCTTGGTGTTCGCAGACTACCTCAAGCCCGCCTTCCGCCTCTCGGCCATTCAGTTTCAGCCCGTTACCTACGTGCTGACCCACGATTCCATCGGTCTGGGTGAAGACGGCCCCACCCACCAGCCCATCGAGCAGCTCGCCATGCTGCGGGCCGTGCCGAACGCCCGCGTGATCCGCCCCGCCGACGCCAACGAGACGGCCGCCGCGTGGCAGATGGCACTGGAACATGACAAGGGTCCCACGGCGCTGGCCCTCTCTCGTCAGGACCTGCCCATCTTGCCCCGCAACCACGCAGGCGTTCGCAAAGGCGCGTATGTGGTCCGCGACGCTGAGGGCGGGCAGGCGGCCGTGATTCTGGTTGCCTCGGGCTCGGAAGTGAGCCTTGCGCTCAGCGCTGCCGAGGCGCTTGCGGGCGACGGCATTCAAGCGCGCGTGGTGTCCATGCCCTGCATGGAAGCCTTTCGTGAGCAGGACGCCACCTACCGCGACTCGGTGCTGACTCCCGGTGTGAAGCGGGTGGCCATTGAAGCCGCCAGCAAGACGCCGTGGTACGAGTGGGTGGGCACCGACGGGGCCGTGATTGGCATGGACACCTTCGGCGCGTCGGCTCCTGCCAGCGTCCTGTTTGAAAAGTTCGGGTTCAGCGTGGAAAACGTGACGAAGGTGGTCAGGGAACTGCTGTAG
- the lpdA gene encoding dihydrolipoyl dehydrogenase, with amino-acid sequence MTKQMDFDLLVIGAGPGGYHAAIRAAQLGLKVACAEREAVGGVCLNVGCIPTKALLHAGEQMAAARHASDFGLTFGEQTLNVQKLNGWKDGIVKKLTGGVSSLFKANKVTHLIGQASFVDPHTVQVGDKTYTAGSIIIATGSEPARIPGLEVDQQGIVDSTGALVVPDPLPRSMLCVGGGVIGFEFAHVYNNLGAKVKVIEFLPTIIPGADADAVKEFQKSMKKQGIEIQTETKANKAEKRSDGIHVELESVKTGEKRTEVFDRVLVAVGRRPRTDGLNAQAAGVHVTDRGFVPADEQQRTNVPHIYSIGDVAGNPMLAHKAMKEGLVAAEVIAGKPSAQDAVAIPGVVYTSPELAWVGLTEAEAKEKGYTVKTGVFPLSASGRAMTLQQTDGFVKMVVEKDTDLLLGVHIVGPHASDMLGEASLALEMAATATDIALTIHAHPTLGESVLEAAEAVHKQAIHIMNR; translated from the coding sequence ATGACGAAACAGATGGACTTTGATCTCCTGGTGATCGGTGCGGGTCCGGGCGGCTACCACGCGGCCATTCGCGCGGCGCAGCTGGGCCTCAAAGTCGCCTGCGCCGAGCGCGAGGCGGTGGGCGGCGTGTGCCTCAACGTGGGTTGCATTCCCACCAAAGCGCTGCTGCACGCAGGTGAGCAGATGGCGGCGGCCCGGCACGCCTCGGACTTCGGCCTGACCTTTGGGGAACAGACCCTGAATGTTCAAAAGCTCAACGGCTGGAAAGACGGCATTGTCAAGAAGCTCACGGGTGGGGTGAGCAGTCTGTTCAAGGCGAACAAGGTCACGCACCTGATTGGTCAGGCCAGCTTCGTTGACCCCCACACCGTGCAGGTGGGCGACAAGACGTACACAGCGGGCAGCATTATCATCGCCACCGGCTCGGAGCCCGCCCGCATTCCGGGGCTGGAGGTAGACCAGCAGGGCATCGTGGACTCCACGGGCGCGCTGGTGGTGCCTGATCCGCTTCCCAGATCCATGCTGTGCGTGGGTGGCGGCGTGATCGGCTTCGAATTCGCGCACGTGTACAACAACCTCGGTGCGAAGGTAAAGGTCATTGAGTTCCTCCCGACGATCATTCCGGGGGCGGACGCCGACGCGGTGAAGGAATTTCAGAAGTCGATGAAAAAGCAGGGCATCGAGATCCAGACCGAGACGAAGGCCAACAAGGCCGAGAAAAGGAGTGACGGCATTCACGTCGAGTTGGAGAGCGTGAAGACCGGCGAGAAGCGCACCGAGGTCTTTGACCGCGTGCTCGTGGCCGTAGGCCGCCGTCCGCGTACCGATGGCCTAAATGCACAGGCGGCGGGCGTGCACGTCACGGACCGGGGCTTTGTCCCCGCCGACGAGCAGCAGCGCACCAATGTGCCCCACATCTATTCCATCGGCGACGTGGCCGGAAACCCCATGCTCGCGCACAAGGCGATGAAAGAGGGCCTGGTGGCCGCTGAGGTCATTGCGGGCAAGCCTTCAGCGCAGGACGCCGTTGCCATTCCTGGCGTCGTCTATACCTCGCCCGAGTTGGCCTGGGTGGGCCTGACGGAAGCCGAGGCGAAGGAAAAGGGCTACACGGTCAAGACCGGCGTGTTCCCGCTCTCGGCGTCGGGCCGCGCGATGACGCTGCAGCAGACCGACGGCTTCGTGAAGATGGTGGTGGAAAAGGACACCGACCTGCTGTTGGGCGTCCACATCGTCGGCCCCCACGCTTCGGACATGCTGGGCGAAGCGAGCTTGGCGTTGGAGATGGCCGCCACCGCCACCGATATCGCCCTGACCATTCACGCGCACCCCACCCTGGGTGAGAGCGTGCTGGAGGCCGCCGAGGCCGTGCACAAGCAGGCCATTCACATCATGAACAGGTAG
- the hemW gene encoding radical SAM family heme chaperone HemW → MPALDPTVRHLYVHVPFCPTICPYCDFHVLTRRAGLVERYLQRVEEEAARLADTYRVDLDTVYIGGGTPSFLREAEMEALASSVRRHLGWGQVENTLEINPGTVSPARAAFWRDLGFDRASVGVQSLDDATLRFLGRQHDARQGREAVTTLADRGFRVSGDLITAVPGQPLESDIRGLVDLGVGHVSAYTLTIEPGTEFARRGVTVEEDDERVGFEQTEAQLTELGFTRYEISNYARPGEESRHNLAYWYGRTYLGLGPGAAGHYPAEGTEQRAEGLQHPTPLTLRRTNPHLHEWLMGTEGQTLPIDGGEYVTDALFMGLRLREGVNLADLSSRSGVNVRERYAEAMTVNIRRGLLTFDGHRLRATPQGWWVLNRVVTDFLEG, encoded by the coding sequence GTGCCTGCCCTCGATCCCACCGTTCGCCACCTCTACGTGCACGTGCCCTTCTGCCCTACGATCTGCCCGTACTGCGACTTTCACGTCCTGACCCGCCGGGCAGGACTGGTGGAGCGGTATCTGCAGCGGGTGGAGGAAGAGGCCGCGCGACTGGCAGACACCTACCGGGTGGACCTCGACACGGTGTATATCGGCGGTGGTACCCCCAGCTTTCTGCGCGAGGCCGAGATGGAGGCCCTGGCAAGCAGCGTTCGCCGCCACCTGGGCTGGGGCCAGGTGGAAAACACGCTGGAGATCAATCCGGGTACGGTCAGCCCAGCAAGGGCCGCGTTCTGGCGCGACCTGGGTTTTGATCGTGCCTCGGTGGGTGTGCAGAGCCTGGACGACGCGACGCTGAGGTTCCTGGGCCGCCAGCACGACGCCCGGCAGGGGCGGGAAGCCGTGACCACCCTCGCTGACCGGGGCTTTCGCGTCAGTGGTGACCTAATCACGGCCGTGCCCGGTCAACCGCTGGAGAGTGACATTCGCGGCCTGGTGGACCTGGGGGTGGGTCACGTCAGCGCCTATACCCTCACCATCGAGCCGGGCACCGAGTTTGCTCGCCGGGGTGTGACGGTGGAGGAAGACGACGAGCGCGTGGGCTTCGAGCAGACGGAAGCCCAACTGACCGAACTGGGCTTCACCCGCTATGAGATCAGCAACTATGCCCGCCCCGGTGAGGAGTCACGCCACAACCTCGCCTACTGGTACGGGCGAACATACCTGGGACTGGGGCCAGGAGCAGCGGGGCACTATCCAGCAGAGGGCACAGAGCAGAGGGCAGAGGGTTTGCAGCACCCCACTCCACTGACCCTCCGCCGCACCAATCCCCATCTGCACGAGTGGCTGATGGGCACAGAGGGCCAGACGCTGCCTATAGATGGTGGGGAATACGTCACCGACGCCCTCTTTATGGGCCTGCGGCTGCGGGAAGGGGTGAATCTGGCCGACCTCTCATCGCGCAGTGGAGTGAACGTGCGGGAACGGTATGCGGAGGCCATGACCGTCAACATTCGCCGGGGTCTGCTGACGTTCGACGGGCATCGGCTACGCGCGACGCCTCAGGGTTGGTGGGTCCTTAACCGGGTGGTGACAGATTTTTTGGAGGGCTAA
- the fumC gene encoding class II fumarate hydratase, whose protein sequence is MSDNPHTRTESDTMGQLQVAADRYWGAQTQRSIQNFPIGRDTFVWGRPVIRALGILKKGAAQANAELGELPEDVADLIVQAADEVIAGKLDAHFPLVVFQTGSGTQSNMNANEVISNRATELAGGEMGSKKPVHPNDHVNRGQSSNDTFPTAMHIAVVLELNERLYGTVGTLRDTLAAKAEQYRDLVKVGRTHLQDATPITLGQEIGSWVAQIDFALAEVRHSEQGLYDLAIGGTAVGTGLNAHPKFGDLAAQKFAAETGFPFRSAENKFAALSAHDALVQTSAALRTLSGALMKMANDVRWLASGPRNGIGEIVIPENEPGSSIMPGKVNPTQSEALTMVATRVFGNDATVAFAGSQGNFQLNVFKPVMVHAVLESIRLIADASLAFNDNCAVGIEPNEDRIKANLGTNLMQVTALNKHIGYDKAAAIAKKAHKEGTSLKDAALALGHVTEDEFAQWVVPLEMTRN, encoded by the coding sequence ATGAGCGACAACCCGCACACCCGTACCGAGTCCGACACGATGGGCCAGCTTCAGGTGGCCGCCGACCGCTACTGGGGCGCGCAGACGCAGCGCTCAATCCAGAACTTCCCCATCGGCCGCGACACCTTCGTGTGGGGCCGTCCGGTCATCCGCGCCCTGGGCATCCTGAAAAAAGGAGCCGCGCAGGCCAACGCCGAACTCGGTGAACTGCCGGAGGACGTGGCGGACCTGATCGTGCAGGCCGCCGACGAGGTGATCGCCGGGAAGCTCGACGCCCACTTTCCGCTGGTGGTCTTTCAGACCGGCTCGGGGACCCAGAGCAACATGAACGCGAACGAGGTAATCTCCAACCGCGCCACCGAACTGGCTGGTGGCGAGATGGGGTCCAAGAAGCCCGTCCACCCAAATGACCATGTGAACCGGGGCCAGAGCAGCAACGACACCTTCCCCACGGCCATGCACATCGCCGTGGTGCTGGAGCTGAACGAACGGCTCTACGGCACAGTGGGTACGCTGCGCGACACGCTGGCGGCAAAGGCCGAGCAGTACCGGGACCTCGTGAAGGTGGGCCGCACCCACCTGCAGGACGCCACGCCCATCACGCTGGGGCAGGAGATCGGCAGTTGGGTGGCGCAGATCGACTTTGCCCTGGCCGAGGTGCGGCATTCCGAGCAGGGCCTATATGACCTCGCCATCGGGGGCACGGCGGTGGGCACGGGCCTGAACGCACACCCGAAGTTCGGCGACCTCGCCGCGCAGAAGTTCGCCGCCGAGACGGGCTTCCCCTTCCGTTCGGCGGAAAACAAGTTCGCGGCCCTCTCTGCGCACGACGCGCTCGTGCAGACCTCTGCGGCGCTGCGGACCCTTTCAGGAGCCCTGATGAAGATGGCGAACGACGTGCGCTGGCTGGCCTCGGGCCCCCGCAACGGCATTGGCGAGATTGTGATTCCTGAGAATGAGCCGGGCAGCAGCATCATGCCGGGCAAGGTCAACCCCACCCAGAGCGAGGCCCTGACGATGGTCGCGACGCGCGTGTTCGGCAACGATGCCACCGTGGCCTTCGCTGGTTCTCAGGGCAACTTCCAGCTCAACGTGTTCAAGCCCGTGATGGTCCACGCCGTGTTGGAGAGCATCCGGTTGATCGCGGACGCCAGCCTCGCCTTCAACGACAACTGCGCGGTGGGCATTGAGCCGAACGAGGACAGGATCAAGGCGAACCTCGGCACCAATCTGATGCAGGTTACCGCCCTGAACAAGCATATCGGCTACGACAAGGCCGCTGCCATCGCCAAAAAGGCGCACAAGGAGGGCACCAGCCTGAAGGACGCGGCCCTCGCGCTCGGTCACGTGACCGAGGACGAGTTCGCGCAGTGGGTGGTGCCGCTGGAAATGACGCGGAACTGA